A stretch of Caballeronia sp. SL2Y3 DNA encodes these proteins:
- a CDS encoding DUF3331 domain-containing protein, whose amino-acid sequence MNTSNGHVPAANIRLLERLSESTLALSWHDPTSFNYSEQVWALCTARKGGVCALSGQAIRRGQPVYRPRRVGSSVPLNSGAMILALALAPAVHESTE is encoded by the coding sequence GTGAACACTTCGAACGGTCACGTGCCTGCGGCGAACATTCGATTGCTCGAGCGCCTGAGCGAATCCACCCTCGCGCTTTCATGGCACGACCCGACATCGTTCAATTATTCAGAGCAGGTGTGGGCGCTCTGCACGGCTCGCAAGGGCGGCGTCTGCGCGTTGAGCGGTCAGGCCATTCGCCGTGGACAACCCGTCTACAGGCCGCGCCGAGTCGGCAGTTCAGTGCCGTTGAATAGCGGCGCGATGATCCTTGCGCTCGCGCTCGCGCCCGCCGTTCACGAGTCGACGGAATGA
- a CDS encoding DUF1488 family protein, which translates to MTSKLCINATVSADRATVSFVAFSREREIHCNITRRALEQCFWAPVGASDERLLKALNDGYERISARVHRKFLAHPSNSIHLDVMDFSS; encoded by the coding sequence ATGACAAGCAAGCTCTGCATTAATGCGACCGTTTCGGCGGACCGTGCCACGGTCAGCTTCGTCGCGTTTTCCCGTGAGCGGGAAATTCACTGCAACATCACGCGCAGGGCGTTGGAACAATGTTTCTGGGCGCCCGTCGGCGCGAGCGACGAGCGCCTTCTCAAAGCGTTGAACGATGGCTACGAACGCATCAGCGCGCGCGTGCATCGGAAGTTTTTGGCGCATCCATCCAACTCCATTCATCTGGACGTAATGGATTTTTCTTCCTGA